From the genome of Scytonema millei VB511283, one region includes:
- the ureE gene encoding urease accessory protein UreE: MLTITDRLPAINSAVNAFTLVLTAEERTKSRHRFETEEGETVFLRLPRGTVLRDGDMLRSDNGEYLILVKAKSEPVLTVTAATSLDLLRAAYHLGNRHVPLEIGTNYLRLSPDPVLQAMLEHLGVMIVEEDAPFQPEVGAYGHH; the protein is encoded by the coding sequence ATGTTAACTATAACCGATCGCTTACCAGCTATTAACAGTGCTGTCAATGCTTTCACCTTGGTGCTGACGGCGGAGGAACGGACGAAAAGCCGCCATCGCTTTGAAACTGAGGAAGGAGAAACGGTATTTTTACGTTTACCTAGAGGAACGGTGTTGCGGGATGGAGATATGTTGCGATCGGATAATGGCGAATATTTAATTTTAGTCAAGGCAAAATCAGAGCCAGTCTTGACGGTCACAGCAGCCACATCCTTAGATTTACTTAGGGCTGCATATCATTTGGGTAATCGTCACGTACCCCTAGAAATTGGGACTAACTATCTTCGCTTATCTCCCGATCCAGTTTTACAAGCAATGTTAGAACATCTGGGAGTCATGATAGTAGAAGAAGACGCTCCATTTCAGCCCGAAGTTGGTGCATATGGACATCATTAG
- a CDS encoding AbrB family transcriptional regulator, protein MNKKKKIEPLAGEALLKKVKELDSLSKEEKAKECGYYTTTKNGVERVNMMKFLNALIDAEGIELDSTSNSNGRGGRSASYRISVQSNGNLLIGSAYTKQMGLQQGDEFVITLGKKHIHLKQIDGAKEDVEATA, encoded by the coding sequence ATGAATAAAAAGAAAAAGATCGAGCCTCTAGCCGGAGAAGCACTGCTCAAGAAAGTCAAAGAGCTAGATAGCCTGAGTAAAGAAGAAAAGGCAAAGGAATGCGGCTACTACACGACTACCAAAAATGGTGTAGAGCGTGTCAATATGATGAAGTTTCTCAACGCGCTAATAGATGCGGAAGGTATTGAATTAGATAGTACTTCTAACTCGAATGGGCGTGGCGGACGTAGTGCCAGCTACCGCATTAGCGTTCAATCGAACGGTAATTTGCTAATTGGTTCGGCATATACGAAGCAAATGGGTTTACAACAAGGAGATGAATTTGTCATCACTCTGGGGAAAAAACACATTCATCTCAAGCAAATAGATGGAGCAAAAGAAGACGTAGAGGCTACAGCCTGA
- a CDS encoding chloride channel protein, which produces MTDRSLPEVSQPQSGGLAATSNPIAHILNRFQPSPEAVVLLLAVLIGGGTGMGVVTFHYLIELVHYVAFVNLMGTLSAWGAWTIALVPTLGGFIVGLMLARRQDFGPGLSSLIAAASGSATRHAILQRLQPVTKMVAASVSLGSGASLGPEGPSVEIGANFGVLLAHVLQVSQERQRLLLSAGAAAGLAAGFNAPIAGVFFALEVVLGTTFANSAVSVVLLAAVVSALVAQIGLGGQPAFALPVYEVRSPLELPLYVGLGIAASVISVAYTQLLIWGRACFRGQVKGFAWLGRVPLPMHPVIGGACVGLVALLYPQILGIGYETIEAMLQDVEFSLLLLLILLVLKLVTTAISMGSGLVGGVFAPAMFLGASLGAAYGKILAALLPQVSTYMAGPPAYAMVGMAAVLAGSAKAPLTAILLLFELTRDYRIVLPLMAAVGLSVWLVERLKKSVTPESSANLQQLNLNLVGDEDREIVQQILVREAIYESPLMLPDSMSVSQAGLSMTNAHCRSALVVNPELQLIGIVTLEDINRAIATWENADARLVDICTTDLLYAYTDEPLSEALSRMGARGLHQLPIVDRDKPEQVLGLLEREQIALTCKLATTRKALHPYLKVSLPVEELALPKSE; this is translated from the coding sequence ATGACCGATCGTTCCCTGCCTGAGGTGAGTCAGCCACAATCTGGCGGGCTTGCTGCTACTTCTAACCCTATTGCCCACATTCTCAATCGCTTTCAGCCTTCTCCAGAAGCCGTTGTCTTACTTCTGGCGGTATTGATTGGCGGTGGTACGGGTATGGGTGTAGTGACATTTCACTATTTAATCGAACTCGTTCACTACGTTGCTTTTGTTAATTTGATGGGAACGCTCTCCGCTTGGGGTGCGTGGACGATTGCTCTGGTTCCAACTCTGGGCGGATTCATTGTCGGATTGATGCTGGCGCGCAGGCAAGATTTCGGCCCTGGGCTGTCTTCTTTAATTGCTGCTGCTTCTGGTAGTGCCACGCGACATGCTATTTTGCAGCGACTCCAGCCTGTAACCAAGATGGTAGCTGCTTCTGTATCTTTGGGTAGTGGTGCTTCGCTCGGTCCTGAAGGTCCCAGTGTCGAAATTGGCGCTAATTTTGGCGTGTTACTCGCTCACGTCCTCCAAGTCTCGCAAGAACGCCAGCGTCTACTTTTAAGTGCAGGGGCAGCAGCAGGTCTGGCAGCGGGTTTCAACGCTCCCATTGCAGGAGTATTTTTTGCTCTCGAAGTGGTGTTGGGAACGACATTTGCTAATTCGGCTGTCAGCGTCGTCTTGCTGGCAGCAGTTGTATCGGCGCTGGTTGCCCAAATTGGTTTGGGAGGACAGCCAGCTTTTGCTTTACCTGTATACGAGGTTCGCAGCCCCTTAGAGCTACCACTCTATGTCGGCTTGGGAATCGCTGCTAGCGTTATTTCAGTCGCCTACACTCAATTACTCATTTGGGGACGAGCCTGTTTTCGCGGACAAGTTAAGGGTTTTGCGTGGTTGGGTCGAGTTCCTTTACCAATGCATCCGGTGATTGGTGGTGCTTGTGTCGGCTTAGTGGCTTTGCTCTATCCGCAGATATTAGGCATTGGATACGAAACCATAGAAGCTATGCTTCAGGATGTCGAGTTTTCTTTGCTGCTATTGTTGATTCTGCTGGTACTGAAGCTTGTAACCACGGCGATTAGTATGGGTAGCGGTTTGGTTGGCGGGGTTTTTGCTCCAGCAATGTTTCTCGGTGCTTCGTTGGGGGCAGCTTATGGCAAAATTTTAGCGGCATTGCTGCCACAAGTTAGCACGTATATGGCGGGTCCGCCAGCTTACGCAATGGTGGGGATGGCAGCTGTACTCGCGGGGAGTGCTAAAGCTCCTTTAACAGCAATTCTCTTATTATTTGAATTGACGCGCGACTATCGCATTGTTTTACCGTTAATGGCTGCGGTAGGCTTAAGTGTCTGGTTAGTAGAACGGCTGAAAAAAAGCGTAACTCCTGAATCTAGCGCAAATTTACAGCAGTTGAATTTGAATTTAGTTGGGGACGAAGATCGAGAAATTGTACAGCAAATATTGGTAAGGGAAGCAATTTATGAATCGCCTCTCATGTTGCCAGATTCTATGTCTGTATCTCAAGCAGGTTTATCCATGACTAACGCTCATTGTCGTAGTGCTTTGGTGGTCAATCCCGAACTGCAACTAATAGGAATTGTGACTTTAGAAGATATTAATCGAGCGATCGCAACTTGGGAAAATGCCGATGCTCGTTTGGTCGATATTTGCACGACCGATTTACTTTATGCTTACACGGATGAACCTTTATCTGAGGCTCTATCTCGAATGGGAGCCAGGGGGTTACATCAGTTACCAATTGTCGATAGAGATAAGCCAGAGCAAGTTTTAGGCTTACTCGAACGGGAACAAATTGCTTTAACATGTAAACTAGCAACAACTCGCAAAGCGCTTCATCCTTATCTCAAAGTTTCGCTACCTGTAGAAGAATTAGCGTTGCCAAAAAGTGAGTAG
- a CDS encoding Rrf2 family transcriptional regulator, whose amino-acid sequence MKLTTRGHYSVKALLDLSLQPNYTPVAVKAIATRQEIPAPYLEKLLIEMRRAGLVTSVRGVQGGYKLARSPAAISLGEILAAVGETIEPLPHHQPEPGQAEDWVTFTLWQRLHQKMREALYSITLADLYYDARSWQAAQGEETNFVV is encoded by the coding sequence ATGAAACTGACAACTAGGGGTCACTACAGCGTTAAAGCATTGCTCGATCTGAGCCTGCAACCAAATTACACTCCGGTAGCAGTTAAAGCGATTGCCACTCGGCAAGAAATTCCTGCTCCTTATTTAGAGAAATTACTGATTGAAATGCGACGAGCAGGATTAGTAACATCGGTGCGAGGAGTCCAAGGAGGATACAAATTAGCGCGATCGCCTGCGGCAATTTCATTAGGTGAAATTCTTGCTGCTGTGGGCGAAACCATCGAACCTTTGCCCCACCATCAGCCAGAACCAGGACAAGCAGAAGATTGGGTCACTTTTACGCTCTGGCAGCGATTGCATCAAAAAATGAGAGAAGCATTGTATAGTATTACTCTTGCCGATCTCTACTACGATGCCCGTAGTTGGCAAGCCGCTCAAGGAGAAGAAACAAATTTTGTTGTTTAG
- a CDS encoding urease accessory protein UreF, with protein MDVEQLSILNLLQLASPALPVGAYSYSEGIETLVEWGAIADAKSLQHWLERELHFGAIRIEAAMVVRAYNAVAVGNLTDLNYWNSWLSAARETEELRNSSWQMGRSLVRLLLELEPQLESIFNAVGHSANYAIAFGVAAHCWQIPQDAAVLGYLHSWATNLVTAGIKLIPLGQTAGQQILINLQAHIVDATAKILVLTDDELSSCSWGLSLASMAHETQYTRLFRS; from the coding sequence TTGGATGTGGAGCAATTGAGTATTCTCAATTTATTGCAGTTGGCGAGTCCGGCTTTACCAGTAGGGGCTTATAGTTATTCTGAGGGTATAGAAACGCTGGTAGAATGGGGGGCGATCGCAGATGCTAAAAGTTTGCAACATTGGTTGGAACGGGAATTGCATTTTGGCGCAATTCGGATTGAAGCGGCGATGGTGGTAAGGGCATACAATGCTGTTGCGGTCGGCAATTTAACAGATTTAAATTATTGGAATAGTTGGCTATCGGCGGCGCGAGAAACGGAAGAGTTGCGTAATTCTAGTTGGCAAATGGGGCGATCGCTGGTGCGGTTGTTGTTGGAACTTGAACCACAGTTAGAATCTATATTTAATGCGGTAGGTCATTCAGCAAATTATGCGATCGCCTTTGGAGTGGCGGCGCATTGCTGGCAAATTCCCCAAGATGCAGCTGTTTTAGGTTATTTACATAGTTGGGCGACAAATCTAGTCACTGCTGGAATTAAGCTGATTCCCTTGGGACAAACTGCCGGACAACAGATTTTAATTAATTTACAAGCTCATATAGTTGATGCAACTGCTAAGATTTTAGTTTTAACAGATGATGAGTTAAGTAGTTGTAGCTGGGGTTTATCGCTGGCAAGTATGGCTCACGAAACTCAATATACACGCTTATTTCGGAGTTAA
- the cbiB gene encoding adenosylcobinamide-phosphate synthase CbiB yields the protein MSFFSALSPTPDSRLPLFIAAVLDYLIGDPWGFPHPVRVMGWLISQFNYFAFKYLRSERSLYWAGVVLGLGLILGSGAVSWLMVYAASQVHPLLGLVTDSILLASCFALRSLRTAAEDVLQPLKAGDLVQARAKLSLYVGRDTQELSAPEILRAVLETVAENATDGVMAPLFYAIASAFIPFINVAFLPLAYKAASTLDSMVGYREAPYTHLGRFSARLEDRLTWLPCRLTVLTLALRSLQPLYVWQMCQRDAIKDPSPNSGWSECAYAAVLGVQLGGTNWYRGVAKQKPLLGDAIYPITAEKIQQALQLTRYCFLLWLSLGIGAIALSR from the coding sequence TTGTCTTTCTTTTCTGCCCTATCTCCGACTCCCGACTCCCGACTCCCCCTATTCATCGCCGCAGTTTTAGACTACTTAATTGGCGATCCTTGGGGTTTTCCACATCCGGTGCGGGTGATGGGATGGCTAATTTCTCAGTTTAATTATTTTGCATTCAAATATTTGAGATCGGAGCGATCGCTCTACTGGGCGGGTGTAGTTTTAGGTTTGGGATTAATTCTTGGCAGCGGTGCTGTTAGCTGGTTAATGGTGTACGCGGCTAGCCAAGTACATCCATTACTAGGTCTAGTTACAGATAGCATTTTATTAGCCAGCTGTTTTGCACTTCGCAGTCTCAGAACAGCTGCAGAAGATGTTTTGCAACCTTTGAAAGCTGGCGATTTGGTGCAAGCGAGAGCAAAATTAAGTCTTTATGTTGGTAGAGATACGCAAGAACTCTCAGCACCAGAAATTTTGAGAGCAGTCTTAGAGACAGTAGCGGAAAATGCCACTGATGGGGTCATGGCTCCCTTATTTTACGCGATCGCCTCTGCCTTCATACCATTTATAAACGTGGCGTTTCTGCCCTTGGCATACAAAGCAGCAAGTACTCTCGATTCGATGGTGGGATATCGAGAAGCACCATACACTCATTTAGGTAGATTTAGCGCTAGGTTGGAAGACCGATTGACTTGGCTGCCTTGTCGTTTAACAGTATTAACATTAGCATTGCGATCGCTTCAGCCTCTGTATGTGTGGCAAATGTGTCAGCGAGATGCAATTAAAGATCCCAGTCCGAATTCGGGTTGGAGCGAATGCGCCTATGCAGCCGTCTTAGGCGTGCAACTGGGGGGGACAAATTGGTATCGGGGAGTAGCCAAACAAAAGCCTCTACTTGGAGATGCAATTTATCCCATCACAGCCGAAAAGATCCAGCAAGCTCTACAACTGACAAGGTATTGTTTTCTCTTGTGGCTGAGTTTGGGAATCGGGGCGATCGCTTTAAGCCGCTGA